The Candidatus Nanopelagicales bacterium genome has a window encoding:
- a CDS encoding trehalase family glycosidase yields the protein MSLAVPTDQNRVRRRTVTTLTGLLASLALALGACSSGGTTNSDDVTINGLVGADGRDIVIKRAADMPPNLAACVGGADSLSRSQFQDECVMPYINGLWVDPAGLLRPHDELAAAAEDWLVKKPADGKWPIYYSAGLSAAGKDLSKMLDGDAKLADQVVLKKLPNPLPVPSANPKSIYNQAGLLYVPNSYVTPGGIFNEQYGWDSYFIIAGLLRSAEYVLDHPEGQYWSPTDSRMVQLDPPTARALAKRLFTIAKGMADNQAFMVDFYAGFVPNGNRIYYLTRSQPPLLAAESLLIYRFAEQHTDLVPYQGQETLAPFLGIRAPTSYGQWIKKEILPSARKYYDYFTDPRTTTFGARTNPRVARKDGHKLFSYHPDGVGPVPEIVRSQVPGNANYYRQVAAYFAANPKANPHKRFYDVGAGDPRFHLTQDFYLADRSVRASGYDLSGRYGEVGQHAADFAPVDLHTLLFQMAKDINEMATIAGRPPIVAQRELDGYVSAMDKLMWRQTTDGPGSYYSDAWIREDAQAQPDPYLYGTTFYPLWAQAVTDEGRIADIVRTATTAGEVSQDQVFYLYGKDGKITPKRVKRNGQISTCELSDPSDPGSCTDRFTTVAQAPVPLVSDTNFGIPTSLKLTGNQWDFSNGWAPVQYFAAIGLDRAGRPDLTAAVDNGWTSAVEIGFAATGTIIEKYSATNPAEQVQVTSGYSKPQVGFGWTNGVYVDSLSRSRR from the coding sequence ATGTCACTGGCCGTCCCCACGGATCAGAATCGTGTACGCCGACGAACCGTCACGACGCTCACCGGACTGCTAGCGTCCCTGGCTCTCGCCCTGGGTGCCTGTTCGTCCGGCGGAACCACGAACAGCGATGATGTGACAATCAACGGACTCGTCGGCGCCGACGGCCGCGACATCGTGATCAAGCGCGCGGCCGACATGCCACCCAACCTCGCCGCCTGCGTCGGGGGGGCTGACTCACTGTCGCGCAGCCAGTTCCAGGACGAGTGCGTCATGCCCTACATCAACGGCCTATGGGTCGATCCGGCAGGTCTGCTCAGGCCACACGACGAACTGGCCGCCGCGGCCGAAGACTGGTTGGTCAAGAAGCCCGCCGATGGCAAGTGGCCCATCTACTACTCAGCGGGCCTGAGCGCGGCGGGCAAGGACTTGAGCAAGATGCTGGACGGGGACGCGAAGCTGGCCGACCAGGTTGTCCTGAAGAAGCTGCCCAACCCTCTGCCCGTGCCGTCGGCTAACCCGAAGTCGATCTACAACCAAGCCGGCCTGCTTTACGTCCCTAACTCCTATGTGACCCCGGGTGGGATCTTCAACGAGCAGTACGGCTGGGACTCCTACTTCATCATCGCCGGATTGCTGCGGTCGGCGGAGTACGTCCTGGACCATCCCGAAGGGCAGTACTGGAGCCCAACGGACAGCCGCATGGTGCAACTAGATCCCCCTACGGCGCGGGCGCTGGCCAAGCGACTGTTCACGATCGCCAAGGGGATGGCCGACAACCAGGCGTTCATGGTCGACTTCTATGCCGGCTTCGTCCCAAACGGCAACCGCATCTACTACTTGACCCGGTCCCAGCCTCCGCTCTTGGCCGCGGAGTCGCTGTTGATCTACCGCTTCGCCGAGCAGCACACCGATCTCGTTCCGTATCAGGGCCAGGAGACCCTGGCGCCGTTCCTGGGTATCCGGGCGCCGACCAGCTACGGCCAGTGGATCAAGAAAGAGATCCTGCCGAGTGCTAGGAAGTACTACGACTACTTCACCGATCCGCGGACCACTACGTTCGGCGCAAGGACGAACCCTCGCGTCGCGCGCAAGGACGGCCACAAGCTGTTCTCGTATCACCCCGACGGTGTGGGCCCGGTCCCCGAGATCGTTCGCAGCCAAGTGCCTGGCAATGCCAACTACTACAGGCAGGTCGCCGCGTACTTCGCGGCGAATCCGAAAGCCAACCCGCACAAGCGGTTCTATGACGTCGGCGCCGGTGATCCGAGATTCCACTTGACCCAGGACTTCTACCTGGCGGACCGGTCGGTCAGAGCGTCGGGCTACGACCTGTCCGGCCGCTACGGGGAAGTCGGGCAGCACGCGGCGGATTTCGCTCCGGTCGACCTGCACACGTTGCTGTTCCAGATGGCCAAGGACATCAACGAGATGGCCACTATCGCCGGGCGTCCGCCGATCGTCGCGCAGCGGGAGCTGGACGGCTATGTCTCCGCGATGGACAAACTGATGTGGCGCCAGACCACCGACGGTCCCGGCTCCTACTACTCCGACGCGTGGATCCGCGAGGACGCCCAGGCCCAGCCCGACCCCTATCTGTACGGGACGACTTTCTATCCTCTGTGGGCGCAAGCCGTCACCGATGAAGGTCGCATCGCTGACATCGTGCGCACAGCCACGACGGCGGGGGAGGTCAGCCAGGACCAGGTGTTCTACCTGTATGGCAAGGACGGCAAGATCACGCCAAAGCGCGTGAAGCGGAACGGCCAGATCTCCACGTGCGAGCTGTCCGATCCCAGCGACCCCGGCTCATGCACAGACCGTTTCACCACGGTGGCCCAGGCGCCAGTGCCGCTGGTCAGCGATACGAACTTCGGAATCCCCACGAGTCTGAAGCTCACCGGAAATCAGTGGGACTTCTCCAACGGCTGGGCCCCGGTCCAGTACTTCGCGGCGATTGGACTCGACCGTGCCGGTCGGCCTGACCTGACCGCGGCCGTCGACAACGGCTGGACTTCGGCGGTGGAGATCGGATTCGCCGCCACGGGCACGATCATCGAGAAGTACTCGGCCACCAACCCGGCCGAGCAGGTCCAGGTGACCAGTGGGTACAGCAAGCCCCAGGTCGGATTCGGCTGGACCAACGGGGTCTACGTGGACTCGCTGAGCCGATCTAGGCGTTGA
- a CDS encoding type II toxin-antitoxin system VapB family antitoxin, giving the protein MAKTLVDIDETALAGVQRLLGGVTKKQAVNVALNDRLAAERARKALHELLDTIVNQDVSMFDDPDAIRGLRGKHG; this is encoded by the coding sequence ATGGCGAAGACCTTGGTTGACATAGACGAGACGGCCCTGGCCGGGGTGCAGAGACTGCTGGGTGGCGTGACCAAGAAGCAGGCCGTCAACGTGGCATTGAACGACCGACTGGCAGCAGAGCGAGCCAGGAAGGCGCTTCACGAACTTCTAGACACCATCGTGAACCAAGACGTGTCCATGTTCGACGACCCGGACGCCATCCGGGGCCTTCGGGGGAAGCACGGGTGA
- a CDS encoding helix-turn-helix domain-containing protein: MEKDPGRLLLEARRRAGLSQARLAARAATTQAMVARYESRAVSPTVSTLERLLRACGQQLVVDSRAVDHPALSGPIGTKAVRHRRDIRRLARAAGAARVRVFGSVARGMESSDSDLDLLVDFPVRERGLVPLARLADQVSEVIGAPVDVAAEDSLADQVAERALAEAVEL; this comes from the coding sequence GTGGAGAAAGACCCAGGCCGACTGCTTCTGGAAGCTCGCAGACGAGCCGGTCTTAGCCAGGCGCGGCTGGCGGCGCGCGCCGCGACAACGCAAGCGATGGTTGCCCGCTATGAGTCTCGCGCCGTGAGCCCGACGGTCAGCACGCTAGAGCGACTCCTTCGCGCATGCGGACAGCAGCTCGTCGTGGACTCGCGAGCGGTTGACCATCCTGCGCTATCGGGCCCGATCGGGACCAAGGCGGTCCGACACCGACGGGATATCCGAAGGCTCGCCCGGGCTGCCGGAGCTGCGCGCGTGCGCGTGTTCGGTTCCGTCGCGCGAGGCATGGAATCGAGTGATTCCGACCTGGACCTCCTCGTGGACTTTCCGGTCCGCGAGCGCGGGCTCGTTCCTCTGGCGCGCCTGGCCGACCAAGTGTCCGAAGTCATCGGTGCGCCAGTTGACGTTGCGGCAGAGGATTCGCTGGCAGACCAAGTCGCGGAAAGGGCGTTGGCCGAGGCGGTGGAGCTGTGA